A single window of Clostridia bacterium DNA harbors:
- the purF gene encoding amidophosphoribosyltransferase — protein sequence MRLDKLREECGVFGIYNSDHHDVARLTYYGLYALQHRGQESTGIAVSDKGTILYHKDMGLVPEVFNDVVINHLKGQVSIGHVRYSTTGASHRENAQPIVINYRNGQMALAHNGNLVNAAELREKLEENGAIFQTTNDSEVILNLISRYRIASQNIEEALQKVMKELRGSYSLLLLTPKRLIGIRDPLGIRPLCIGLLDNSYILASETCALDAIGAEYVRDVNPGEIVLIGENGLESIQTEVADKSSLCIFEFIYFARPDSYLDGISVHQARVEAGKRLAKEHPVEADLVIGAPDSGLTAAMGFSEESGIPYGQGLLKNRYVGRTFIQPDQNQREMGVRIKFNAMRNAIEGKRVVMIDDSIVRGTTTKRIVQMLKNAGAKEVHMRVSSPPMKFPCYFGVDIPSKKQLVASTHSIEEIREMVGADSLGYLSLEGLLKTPVDAKCGFCSACFNGEYPMEVPMEGDKFSCSGKKIIEG from the coding sequence ATGAGATTAGATAAATTAAGGGAAGAGTGTGGAGTATTCGGTATTTATAACAGTGATCACCATGATGTTGCAAGGCTTACTTATTACGGGCTATACGCCTTACAGCACAGGGGTCAGGAAAGTACTGGTATTGCTGTAAGTGATAAGGGTACTATATTATACCATAAGGATATGGGTCTTGTTCCTGAGGTGTTTAACGATGTAGTCATTAATCACCTGAAGGGACAGGTATCCATAGGTCATGTCCGGTATTCAACTACAGGGGCAAGTCACAGGGAAAATGCCCAACCGATAGTAATTAATTATAGAAACGGACAAATGGCTCTTGCTCACAACGGGAATCTGGTAAATGCCGCAGAACTGAGGGAAAAACTCGAGGAAAACGGTGCTATATTTCAAACAACAAATGATTCTGAAGTAATACTTAATCTTATTTCAAGATATAGAATTGCCAGTCAGAATATAGAAGAGGCTTTGCAGAAGGTAATGAAGGAATTGAGAGGTTCATACTCACTTCTCCTCTTAACTCCGAAAAGATTAATAGGAATTAGGGATCCATTGGGGATAAGACCTCTTTGCATAGGCTTGCTGGATAATTCTTATATTTTAGCTTCCGAAACATGTGCTTTGGATGCCATAGGCGCGGAATACGTAAGAGACGTAAACCCCGGTGAAATCGTGCTTATCGGAGAAAACGGGCTGGAATCAATTCAAACAGAAGTTGCTGATAAGAGCAGTCTTTGTATTTTCGAATTTATTTATTTTGCAAGGCCGGACAGCTATCTGGATGGAATAAGTGTTCACCAGGCAAGAGTAGAAGCCGGTAAGAGACTGGCTAAGGAACATCCTGTAGAAGCTGATCTTGTTATAGGAGCACCTGATTCAGGGTTGACGGCGGCTATGGGATTTTCTGAGGAATCAGGCATACCCTATGGGCAGGGACTTCTAAAAAACAGGTATGTTGGAAGGACATTTATCCAACCTGACCAGAATCAAAGAGAAATGGGTGTAAGAATTAAGTTCAATGCTATGAGAAATGCTATTGAAGGAAAAAGAGTAGTAATGATAGACGATTCTATAGTAAGAGGTACTACTACAAAGCGCATAGTACAGATGTTGAAGAACGCAGGAGCAAAAGAGGTTCACATGAGAGTAAGTTCACCCCCGATGAAATTCCCGTGTTATTTTGGTGTGGATATTCCGTCTAAAAAGCAACTGGTAGCATCTACACACTCAATTGAAGAGATCAGGGAAATGGTTGGTGCAGACAGTCTTGGATATTTGAGTCTGGAGGGACTGCTAAAAACTCCGGTAGATGCGAAATGCGGATTCTGTAGTGCATGCTTTAACGGGGAATATCCTATGGAAGTACCGATGGAAGGTGACAAGTTTTCCTGTAGCGGGAAAAAGATAATCGAAGGCTAA
- a CDS encoding AEC family transporter: MQPADIAVIKQIIILTLLGLTGFAAGRTKYLPDNSGVILSRVVIKLTAPLLIITKMSEYSFGSDTLKNGFWILASGVFFILIAGLLGWGASHVLNLQSTSSNVYKMLSMFGNVIFMAYPLLSAIYPEKGIVYAIFFNIANDLVLWTLGIFLVNRHVAKSWKDNIKHLINGNTIAFGIGVLFIVINLQDLIQKHSMAKRVYSILFDTFSPLGHTTIYLSMLFIGLILSEIKIGNISDIVKRYPLFVLAALKLLVVPFIAMAVLYAAGDILSPMVKSIIVLQLAMPCGTIVSALASQYNSDYRFATEGVFVTTILSIVTLPLVAHLTQIFG; the protein is encoded by the coding sequence ATGCAGCCGGCGGATATAGCAGTAATAAAACAAATAATAATACTGACACTACTGGGTTTGACAGGTTTTGCAGCAGGTAGGACAAAGTATCTGCCGGACAATTCCGGTGTTATCCTTTCAAGAGTTGTGATAAAACTTACAGCACCACTTTTGATAATAACAAAAATGTCCGAGTATTCTTTTGGAAGCGATACTCTGAAAAACGGATTCTGGATACTTGCTTCCGGGGTTTTCTTTATACTTATTGCCGGGCTGCTGGGGTGGGGAGCCAGTCATGTTCTGAATCTGCAAAGTACTTCTTCGAATGTATATAAGATGCTTTCCATGTTTGGAAATGTAATATTTATGGCTTATCCGCTTCTAAGCGCGATATATCCTGAAAAGGGCATAGTATATGCAATATTTTTTAATATTGCTAATGATCTTGTCTTGTGGACACTGGGGATATTTCTCGTAAACAGGCATGTTGCTAAAAGCTGGAAGGACAATATTAAACACCTGATAAACGGGAATACAATAGCGTTCGGTATTGGCGTGCTTTTTATAGTCATCAATTTGCAGGATCTGATTCAGAAACACAGTATGGCAAAGCGCGTATATTCAATACTTTTTGATACATTCAGCCCCCTCGGGCATACTACTATTTACCTTTCAATGCTGTTTATAGGATTGATACTTTCGGAAATAAAAATAGGTAATATATCGGATATAGTAAAAAGGTACCCTTTGTTCGTATTAGCGGCACTGAAGCTTCTGGTCGTTCCTTTTATAGCTATGGCTGTGCTTTATGCGGCAGGGGATATTCTAAGTCCCATGGTAAAGTCAATTATTGTCCTGCAGCTGGCAATGCCATGTGGTACGATTGTATCCGCTCTTGCTTCACAGTATAATTCTGATTACAGATTTGCAACAGAGGGTGTGTTTGTTACAACAATTCTGTCTATAGTCACTCTTCCATTAGTGGCACATCTGACTCAAATATTCGGCTAA
- the guaA gene encoding glutamine-hydrolyzing GMP synthase, with protein MKHELILVIDFGAQYNQLIARRVREANVYCEVIPYTTSLDKIKAMNPKGIIFTGGQASVLDPNAPFCDKGVYDLGVPILGICYGMQLMSVMLGGNVERANQREYGKVDIKLSTESKLMNGVECDTTCWMSHTYHVNRLPEGFKAVANSGNCPIAAMENENRKFYGVQFHPEVEHTPRGKDLLRNFLYNICECSGDWKMSSFAEESIKAIKEKVGDKKVLCALSGGVDSSVAAVMIHKAIGKQLTCIFVDHGLLRKYEGDQVEQVFKEQFDINMIRVNAEDRFLSRLAGVSDPETKRKIIGEEFIRVFEDEAKKIGKVDFLVQGTIYPDVIESGAGNAAVIKSHHNVGGLPDHVDFKEIIEPLRNLFKDEVRKVGEELGIPEELVWRQPFPGPGLAIRIIGEITKDKLEILRDSDHVFREEIANAGLARKINQYFTVLTGMRSVGVMGDERTYDYTLALRAVTTTDFMTADWARIPYDILEKISNRIVNEVKHINRIVYDVTSKPPATIEWE; from the coding sequence TTGAAACACGAACTAATACTTGTCATCGATTTTGGAGCTCAATACAATCAGTTGATTGCAAGGAGGGTAAGGGAAGCAAACGTTTATTGTGAAGTAATACCCTATACTACTTCTTTAGATAAAATCAAAGCAATGAATCCTAAGGGAATCATTTTCACAGGCGGACAGGCATCAGTCCTTGACCCTAATGCACCATTCTGTGATAAGGGCGTTTATGACCTTGGTGTACCCATTCTCGGCATATGCTACGGGATGCAGCTTATGAGCGTCATGCTCGGTGGAAATGTAGAGAGAGCAAATCAGAGAGAATATGGTAAAGTGGATATAAAACTGAGTACTGAAAGCAAACTGATGAATGGTGTTGAATGTGATACTACATGCTGGATGAGTCATACATATCATGTAAACAGGCTACCTGAAGGATTTAAGGCTGTTGCGAACTCAGGCAATTGTCCTATTGCTGCAATGGAAAATGAAAACAGGAAATTTTACGGAGTTCAGTTCCATCCTGAGGTTGAGCATACACCAAGGGGGAAGGATTTGCTCAGAAACTTCCTTTACAATATTTGTGAATGCTCTGGCGACTGGAAGATGTCTTCTTTCGCTGAGGAGTCAATAAAGGCAATAAAAGAAAAGGTTGGGGATAAAAAAGTGCTCTGTGCCCTTTCTGGTGGTGTGGATTCATCTGTAGCCGCGGTAATGATTCACAAGGCTATAGGAAAACAACTGACCTGTATTTTTGTCGATCACGGTTTGTTGAGAAAGTATGAAGGGGACCAGGTAGAACAGGTATTCAAGGAACAGTTTGACATAAATATGATTAGAGTAAATGCAGAAGACAGATTTCTTTCAAGGCTTGCCGGGGTAAGTGATCCTGAAACTAAAAGAAAGATAATCGGCGAAGAATTTATAAGAGTTTTTGAGGATGAAGCTAAAAAGATCGGAAAAGTTGACTTCCTGGTACAGGGAACGATATATCCGGATGTGATTGAAAGCGGCGCAGGAAATGCAGCGGTAATCAAGAGTCACCATAACGTAGGGGGATTGCCAGATCATGTGGATTTCAAAGAGATTATCGAACCGCTTCGCAATCTGTTTAAAGATGAAGTGAGAAAAGTAGGTGAAGAACTCGGCATACCTGAAGAGCTAGTATGGAGACAGCCGTTTCCCGGCCCTGGATTGGCAATAAGGATAATAGGAGAGATTACAAAAGACAAGCTGGAGATTTTGAGGGATTCGGATCATGTATTCAGAGAAGAGATTGCAAATGCAGGTCTTGCAAGAAAGATAAATCAATACTTTACTGTTCTGACCGGTATGAGAAGTGTAGGGGTAATGGGCGATGAACGTACTTATGATTATACTCTGGCTCTAAGGGCTGTTACTACTACAGACTTTATGACGGCAGACTGGGCAAGGATTCCTTATGATATCCTTGAAAAAATTTCCAACAGAATAGTTAATGAAGTAAAACATATAAATAGGATTGTGTATGACGTGACCAGCAAACCACCTGCAACGATAGAGTGGGAGTAA
- the purE gene encoding 5-(carboxyamino)imidazole ribonucleotide mutase has product MQNNTKTIQGAAEKESALKVAIIMGSDSDFPTLKSGIKLLKEFGVEVEVMVCSAHRTPEKAAEFAKNAEKNGIGVIIAAAGKAAHLPGVLAAFTPLPVIGIPVKSSTMDGLDSLLSIVQMPSGIPVATVAIDGADNAALLAVQILSTANAGLRTKMKEYKNKLAKKVEEKNKDLQEKLKEI; this is encoded by the coding sequence ATGCAAAATAACACAAAGACAATACAGGGGGCAGCAGAAAAAGAATCTGCTCTGAAAGTTGCGATAATTATGGGAAGCGATTCCGATTTCCCAACGCTGAAGAGCGGTATAAAATTACTAAAGGAATTTGGTGTCGAAGTTGAGGTCATGGTTTGTTCTGCTCACAGAACGCCCGAAAAGGCTGCTGAATTTGCTAAAAATGCGGAAAAGAACGGAATAGGAGTTATAATAGCTGCAGCTGGAAAAGCAGCACACCTTCCGGGAGTTCTTGCTGCATTTACTCCACTGCCTGTTATAGGAATTCCGGTCAAATCTTCTACAATGGATGGACTTGACTCACTGCTATCTATAGTGCAGATGCCAAGTGGTATTCCGGTAGCTACTGTTGCGATTGACGGCGCAGACAATGCTGCACTGTTGGCAGTTCAGATATTGTCAACTGCAAACGCCGGTTTAAGAACTAAAATGAAAGAGTATAAGAATAAACTGGCTAAAAAAGTTGAGGAAAAAAATAAAGACCTGCAGGAAAAATTGAAGGAAATCTAG
- the larC gene encoding nickel pincer cofactor biosynthesis protein LarC, translating into MKVLYFDCFSGISGDMTLGALIDLGVDKELFKSELDKLNLSGYDIVIGNKSKNGIIGTDVDVIINEEYEKLQERLKRHEEHQHLHKHGHPHEHSHEHGHHHKHGHSEDSHQHSHSARNLKSIETMIDWSDLNQNVKDFSKRVFREIAKAEAKVHNKDINEVHFHEVGAIDSIVDIVGAAICLDLLGIQRVHSSPLHDGHGFIECQHGIIPVPVPAVMEMLKNSDIPLVSEDVNTELVTPTGMGIIKCLSSGFGNMPAMTVEKVGYGMGKRETGRFNALRVVMGTLVENKGSSDEITLLETNIDDMTPEALGYTAEALLEAGALDVFITPVYMKKSRPASILSVLVNEEKEEKFVDIILRETSTLGIRKSSVKRYCMDREMIEVETQYGKARVKIASGYGIRKAAPEYEDCKEIAKRTGLPLREVYELVMEKAGKHVI; encoded by the coding sequence ATGAAAGTTTTATACTTTGACTGTTTTTCTGGAATCAGCGGGGATATGACACTTGGTGCCTTAATTGACCTTGGAGTTGACAAGGAATTGTTTAAAAGTGAGCTGGACAAGCTAAATCTTAGCGGATATGATATCGTTATCGGTAATAAATCCAAGAATGGAATAATAGGTACAGATGTAGATGTAATAATAAATGAGGAATATGAGAAACTTCAAGAGAGACTGAAAAGACATGAGGAGCACCAGCATTTGCACAAACACGGGCATCCGCATGAGCATTCTCATGAACACGGACATCATCACAAGCACGGACATAGTGAAGATAGTCACCAACATTCACACTCTGCAAGAAATCTGAAAAGTATAGAAACCATGATAGACTGGAGCGATTTAAATCAAAATGTAAAAGATTTCAGTAAGAGGGTCTTCAGGGAAATTGCAAAAGCTGAAGCTAAAGTACATAACAAAGATATAAATGAGGTCCATTTTCATGAAGTGGGCGCTATAGATTCCATAGTAGATATAGTGGGAGCAGCAATCTGCCTGGATTTGCTTGGGATACAGAGAGTGCATTCTTCACCTCTCCATGACGGGCATGGCTTTATTGAATGCCAGCATGGAATCATTCCTGTGCCTGTTCCTGCCGTAATGGAAATGCTTAAAAACAGCGATATTCCGCTTGTTTCGGAAGATGTTAATACAGAATTGGTTACACCTACGGGAATGGGTATTATCAAATGTTTGTCATCCGGCTTTGGCAACATGCCTGCAATGACTGTTGAAAAAGTCGGTTACGGTATGGGAAAACGTGAAACAGGTAGATTTAATGCATTAAGAGTTGTAATGGGAACTCTGGTTGAGAATAAAGGTTCTTCTGATGAAATAACTCTTCTGGAAACAAACATAGATGATATGACTCCGGAAGCTTTGGGCTATACTGCCGAAGCACTTCTGGAAGCCGGTGCTCTGGATGTGTTTATTACTCCGGTTTATATGAAAAAGAGCAGACCGGCAAGCATACTGTCCGTACTCGTAAACGAAGAAAAAGAAGAGAAGTTTGTGGATATTATTTTAAGAGAGACCTCCACCCTAGGCATAAGAAAAAGCTCTGTCAAAAGGTACTGCATGGACAGAGAAATGATCGAGGTAGAAACCCAGTATGGAAAAGCCAGGGTCAAAATAGCTTCCGGATATGGAATCAGAAAAGCAGCACCTGAATATGAGGATTGTAAGGAAATTGCAAAACGTACGGGATTACCGTTAAGAGAAGTATATGAACTGGTGATGGAGAAGGCAGGAAAGCATGTTATATAA
- a CDS encoding TIGR01212 family radical SAM protein (This family includes YhcC from E. coli K-12, an uncharacterized radical SAM protein.) gives MLYNKFSEYLRKRYGTKVYKLPVNIPVTCPNRDGRLSRKGCVFCGEEGAGFENLPNTLSVKAQLEQNSQYIGKNYSAGKFIAYFQNYSNTYLPLGLFREYIEQACMEGIVAIYISTRPDCVNNSYLEFLKDIRERKSIDIVIELGLQTVNYHTLKMLNRGHLLAEYIDAAIRINSYGIDSCAHYILDIPMDSADDVIEGARIISALGVRQVKCHSLYYLKGTELGDMYSRGEITPLSAEDFIERAISFLEYLNPDIVIQRLIGRAPEERSLFCNWGTSWWKLRDMIEEKMINEGRYQGRKYNYLNGKQCICN, from the coding sequence ATGTTATATAACAAGTTTTCGGAATATTTAAGAAAAAGGTATGGCACAAAAGTTTACAAGCTGCCTGTCAATATCCCTGTTACTTGCCCCAACAGGGATGGCAGATTGAGCAGAAAAGGATGTGTTTTCTGCGGAGAAGAGGGGGCGGGTTTTGAAAACCTGCCAAATACATTGAGCGTAAAGGCACAATTGGAGCAGAATTCTCAATATATTGGCAAGAATTATAGTGCCGGAAAATTTATTGCATACTTTCAGAATTATTCAAATACTTACCTTCCACTGGGTTTGTTCCGGGAATATATTGAACAAGCCTGTATGGAAGGTATTGTTGCCATTTATATATCAACAAGACCTGACTGTGTAAATAACAGCTATCTGGAATTCTTAAAGGATATCAGGGAGAGAAAAAGCATAGACATAGTAATTGAACTGGGTCTGCAAACTGTAAACTATCACACTCTGAAGATGCTGAACAGGGGACATCTGCTGGCAGAATATATTGATGCTGCAATAAGAATAAACTCATATGGTATTGACTCTTGTGCGCACTATATACTGGACATACCGATGGATTCTGCGGATGATGTGATAGAGGGAGCCAGAATAATTTCTGCATTGGGAGTAAGGCAGGTAAAATGCCACTCTTTATACTACTTGAAAGGGACAGAACTGGGAGATATGTACTCCAGGGGTGAGATAACCCCTCTTTCTGCGGAGGATTTCATTGAAAGGGCAATATCGTTTCTGGAATATCTTAATCCTGATATAGTTATTCAAAGGCTTATCGGACGCGCCCCGGAAGAGAGAAGCCTGTTCTGCAACTGGGGAACAAGCTGGTGGAAACTGAGGGATATGATAGAGGAAAAAATGATAAACGAGGGACGCTATCAGGGGCGGAAATATAACTATCTAAACGGTAAACAGTGTATTTGTAATTAG
- a CDS encoding PilZ domain-containing protein produces MKIKAGEIVSIRHYSGSSPFKSVVFEAEENIITIKLTKEFVIFNLFEGDPIVLTFETGGEVYNISCTLHEVNTKQAAIKLKVDNIEQMAEKRKSERYPVSLYADVRLKGYSKKETATIRNMSSDGMMICTKAKFELENELELDLYIDNSLIFLIAQVIWKINGKHNIEYGLRSLYPNLNAKNVVKRHLQNLKDEQDRFLRNLKGV; encoded by the coding sequence ATGAAGATTAAGGCAGGAGAAATAGTATCGATACGTCATTACTCAGGTTCATCACCATTTAAAAGTGTAGTATTTGAAGCTGAAGAAAACATAATAACAATCAAGCTGACAAAAGAATTTGTAATATTCAATCTGTTTGAAGGTGATCCAATTGTCCTGACCTTTGAAACCGGAGGAGAAGTATACAATATCAGCTGTACTCTCCATGAAGTAAATACGAAACAGGCAGCAATCAAGCTTAAGGTAGATAATATCGAACAAATGGCTGAAAAAAGAAAATCAGAAAGATATCCCGTATCTCTATACGCTGATGTAAGGCTAAAAGGATATTCAAAAAAAGAAACCGCTACTATAAGAAATATGAGTTCCGATGGTATGATGATCTGTACCAAAGCAAAGTTTGAGCTTGAAAATGAGCTTGAGCTTGACTTGTATATAGATAACTCTTTGATTTTCCTGATAGCACAGGTCATATGGAAAATAAATGGTAAGCACAATATCGAGTACGGACTAAGATCACTTTATCCAAATTTAAACGCAAAAAATGTTGTAAAAAGACATCTTCAGAATCTTAAGGATGAACAGGACAGGTTTCTAAGAAATCTCAAAGGTGTATAG
- a CDS encoding NCS2 family permease has translation MDKFFKLKEHGTNVKTEVVAGLTTFVTMAYIIFVNPSILSATGMNAGAVTVATILAAALATFIMGFIANVPYALAPGMGLNAFFAFAVCLGPLKMPWQQALAIVFICGIINIIITVTRIRKSIILAIPESLQYAISGGIGLFIAYIGFMDGFLLQFTPQGKADAIGNFEKVVPALVNFSRPESVLTLIGLGIIVVLMLLKVKGSILIGVVATTLIGIPMGVTDVSVFESFKFAVPDLSPTLLKLDFAGLFGDASRLPTILTLILAFSLADTFDTIGTFLGTGRKTGIFDNKDEESLNKGKGFSSKLDKALFADATATSVGALLGTSNTTTYIESASGISAGGRTGLTSVVTGIAFLLMLFISPFAVIVPWSATAPALIVVGILMMESIAKVKWDDFEDAASAFFTAVIMPFTYSIANGVAAGFLFYVIVKIVKGKAKEVHPIMYIVTALFILNFVINAL, from the coding sequence ATGGACAAATTTTTCAAGCTCAAAGAACACGGCACCAATGTCAAAACAGAAGTTGTTGCAGGTTTGACCACATTTGTCACCATGGCGTACATAATTTTTGTTAACCCATCTATACTTTCAGCTACCGGTATGAATGCGGGAGCCGTAACAGTAGCAACAATTCTCGCAGCTGCACTGGCAACCTTTATTATGGGATTCATTGCAAATGTTCCTTATGCCTTGGCTCCAGGTATGGGTCTTAATGCATTTTTTGCATTTGCAGTATGTCTCGGGCCACTGAAGATGCCATGGCAGCAGGCTTTGGCAATAGTATTTATTTGTGGTATCATCAATATAATAATAACTGTAACGAGAATAAGGAAATCAATAATACTGGCAATACCTGAGTCACTCCAATATGCCATAAGCGGCGGCATAGGTCTTTTTATCGCATATATTGGTTTTATGGACGGCTTTTTGCTTCAGTTTACACCGCAAGGTAAGGCTGATGCTATAGGGAATTTCGAAAAGGTAGTTCCTGCGCTTGTTAACTTTTCAAGGCCGGAATCTGTATTAACACTTATAGGTCTTGGTATTATAGTTGTATTAATGCTTCTTAAAGTAAAAGGATCAATTCTGATAGGAGTTGTAGCAACAACATTGATAGGAATCCCTATGGGTGTTACAGATGTTTCTGTTTTTGAATCCTTTAAATTTGCAGTGCCTGATTTGTCGCCTACACTGTTAAAGCTTGATTTTGCCGGATTATTTGGTGATGCATCGCGCCTTCCTACCATATTGACTCTCATACTTGCATTCAGTCTTGCCGATACATTCGATACTATAGGAACATTCCTTGGAACAGGTAGAAAAACCGGAATATTCGACAATAAGGATGAAGAGTCTCTCAATAAGGGAAAAGGCTTCTCCTCAAAACTTGATAAAGCTTTATTTGCAGATGCAACAGCAACTTCAGTAGGTGCTCTTCTAGGAACAAGTAATACTACAACCTATATCGAAAGTGCTTCAGGTATATCTGCAGGAGGTAGGACAGGTTTGACTTCCGTCGTTACAGGTATTGCGTTCCTGTTAATGCTGTTTATATCGCCTTTCGCTGTTATAGTTCCATGGTCTGCAACTGCTCCGGCATTAATTGTTGTGGGTATATTAATGATGGAATCCATAGCAAAGGTAAAATGGGATGACTTTGAAGATGCTGCTTCAGCTTTCTTCACAGCTGTAATTATGCCGTTTACATATAGTATTGCAAACGGTGTTGCTGCCGGATTCTTATTCTATGTAATAGTTAAGATTGTTAAAGGAAAAGCAAAAGAAGTTCATCCGATAATGTATATAGTAACTGCATTGTTTATCCTAAATTTTGTGATAAATGCACTGTAG
- the purN gene encoding phosphoribosylglycinamide formyltransferase, with translation MLKIGVLVSGGGTNLQAIIDKMKSGYLTGCSIVTVVASKPGAFALERAARYDIPGICIARKSFASIDEYDAALVQHFKDCNVDLVVMAGFLSILGEKFIKSYENRIINVHPALIPSFCGKGYYGLVPHQKAIEYGVKVTGATVHFVELEADAGPIILQKAVAINGDDTPETLQKRVMEEAEWEILPQAIKLFVENKLVIEGRKVRILS, from the coding sequence ATGCTGAAAATCGGGGTCCTTGTATCAGGAGGCGGAACTAATCTACAGGCAATAATAGATAAGATGAAAAGCGGGTATCTCACTGGATGTTCCATTGTTACTGTGGTAGCCAGCAAGCCTGGTGCTTTTGCATTAGAGAGAGCTGCCAGATATGATATTCCCGGTATATGCATTGCCAGGAAAAGCTTTGCTTCCATAGATGAGTATGATGCAGCTCTGGTACAGCACTTTAAGGATTGCAATGTAGATTTGGTTGTTATGGCAGGTTTTTTGTCCATACTGGGTGAGAAATTCATAAAGTCTTATGAAAACAGGATAATAAATGTACATCCGGCTCTTATACCGTCATTTTGCGGTAAGGGCTACTATGGACTTGTCCCTCATCAGAAAGCCATTGAATATGGTGTGAAAGTTACAGGTGCAACGGTACATTTTGTTGAACTGGAAGCAGATGCAGGACCGATTATACTTCAAAAAGCTGTGGCAATAAACGGGGACGATACACCTGAAACATTGCAGAAAAGGGTAATGGAAGAAGCGGAGTGGGAAATCCTTCCTCAAGCAATTAAATTATTTGTTGAGAACAAGCTGGTTATTGAAGGTCGTAAAGTAAGAATTTTATCTTAA
- the purM gene encoding phosphoribosylformylglycinamidine cyclo-ligase, translated as MTTYKDAGVDVEAGYEAVKLMGNHVRKTFRPEVVTDIGGFGGLFALNKDKYEEPILVSGTDGVGTKLKIAFLRDKHDTVGIDCVAMCVNDIVCSGAEPLFFLDYIACGKNKPEKIADIVKGIADGCVMSGCSLIGGETAEMPGFYPEDEYDVAGFAVGIVDKKKVINGKRIVEGDKLIGLASSGLHSNGYSLVRKLLNPNKEKMNEYVESLGTTLGEELLRPTKLYVKTILDLKDKYEIKGISNITGGGFIENIPRMIPEGLRIKINKGTWPVLPIFELLQRLGEIKERDIYNTFNMGIGMVLAVNSSIADDVVKYLNKETEQAYLIGEVTKGEAGVDIC; from the coding sequence ATGACTACATATAAAGATGCAGGTGTTGATGTAGAGGCGGGGTATGAAGCTGTCAAGCTGATGGGTAATCATGTGAGGAAAACATTCAGACCTGAAGTAGTTACTGATATAGGCGGTTTCGGAGGATTGTTTGCACTCAATAAGGATAAGTATGAAGAGCCTATACTGGTTTCAGGTACGGATGGTGTGGGGACAAAACTTAAAATAGCGTTTCTGAGAGATAAGCATGATACGGTAGGAATAGATTGTGTAGCAATGTGTGTGAATGACATAGTCTGTTCGGGTGCTGAACCGCTTTTCTTCCTGGATTATATTGCCTGCGGAAAGAATAAGCCGGAAAAAATTGCGGATATAGTAAAAGGAATTGCCGACGGATGCGTTATGTCGGGCTGCTCGCTCATAGGCGGCGAGACTGCTGAAATGCCCGGTTTTTACCCTGAAGATGAATATGATGTTGCGGGATTTGCAGTAGGTATTGTAGACAAAAAAAAGGTTATAAACGGAAAGCGTATAGTTGAAGGAGATAAGCTCATAGGGCTCGCATCATCCGGGTTACACAGCAATGGCTATTCACTGGTAAGAAAACTCCTGAATCCCAATAAAGAAAAGATGAATGAGTATGTAGAATCACTTGGAACTACACTGGGAGAGGAACTGCTCAGACCAACGAAGCTATATGTGAAAACTATCCTTGATTTGAAGGATAAATATGAGATTAAAGGTATTTCAAATATTACAGGCGGTGGATTTATTGAAAATATTCCAAGGATGATACCCGAGGGTTTGAGAATAAAGATAAATAAAGGAACCTGGCCTGTACTTCCGATATTCGAGTTGCTTCAGAGACTTGGTGAAATAAAGGAAAGAGATATATATAACACCTTTAACATGGGAATTGGTATGGTGCTTGCTGTTAACAGCAGTATTGCCGATGATGTGGTGAAGTATCTGAACAAGGAAACAGAACAGGCTTACCTTATAGGTGAAGTGACCAAAGGTGAAGCAGGGGTGGATATATGCTGA